Proteins from a genomic interval of Leptospira bandrabouensis:
- a CDS encoding phosphorylase — translation MLPFIKNQTLVTGAFEGEINLLKASNQFPYLEVMGIGNLEAAVQLSEYISKNRNIRHIVFFGSCGAYEWSGIRIGSFISPNRVYSKEISHALKLSKQIPESPEFYEMTPDKSLQITTCNAPTTITLIDLKNPPEESWKNLEIENLELFGISKVASKFSVTVTAYLAVTNLVGPNGSNDWVKNWKSLSHSLQNKILSLT, via the coding sequence TTGTTACCCTTTATTAAAAACCAAACACTTGTTACTGGAGCCTTTGAAGGAGAAATTAATCTCCTTAAGGCTTCAAATCAGTTTCCTTATTTAGAGGTAATGGGAATTGGAAATTTAGAAGCGGCAGTCCAACTTTCAGAATATATTTCTAAAAACAGAAACATCAGACACATTGTTTTTTTTGGATCTTGTGGTGCTTACGAATGGAGTGGAATCAGAATCGGATCCTTTATTTCACCAAACAGAGTATATTCGAAAGAAATTTCCCATGCCCTAAAATTATCCAAACAAATCCCTGAATCTCCCGAATTTTACGAGATGACACCAGACAAATCGCTACAAATCACAACATGTAATGCTCCCACAACCATCACCCTAATCGATTTAAAAAATCCTCCAGAAGAATCGTGGAAAAATCTAGAAATTGAAAATTTGGAACTTTTTGGAATTTCTAAAGTTGCCAGTAAATTTTCCGTGACCGTAACAGCCTATTTAGCCGTGACCAATCTTGTGGGGCCAAATGGATCCAATGATTGGGT
- the argC gene encoding N-acetyl-gamma-glutamyl-phosphate reductase, giving the protein MKRTKIAIIGAGGLTGKELTKLLAHHPGFELVHVTSNQVNGKHIREVFPDLSHLPDLEFHKHDTPVPKDVGIVLATPNEVSLEKAPEFLNEGRKVIDLSGTFRLHNQNKFEKAYQFTHTQFSLMDQVVFGLPELFREKLKNANFVSNPGCYATSAILPIALLGNLRKEIQGPVIVDAKSGVSGAGGRTEEIKYAYTNVYENFRAYKILTHQHEPEMEEYGFVGTEEKEILFTPHLLPIYRGILATIYISFPKGISAEQVQEKLETANEKEPFIRLYKTPEEVEIRKVQNTNFFDLGYRIKGNTLVITSALDNLVKGAAGQALQNLNLMYGYPETEGLVTLY; this is encoded by the coding sequence ATGAAACGAACAAAAATTGCAATCATTGGTGCTGGTGGTCTTACCGGGAAAGAACTTACGAAACTTCTTGCTCATCATCCCGGTTTTGAGTTGGTGCATGTCACATCCAATCAAGTGAACGGGAAACACATTCGAGAAGTTTTTCCTGACCTAAGCCATTTACCTGATTTAGAATTTCATAAACATGATACACCGGTTCCTAAGGATGTTGGAATTGTCCTTGCCACTCCCAATGAAGTATCCCTTGAAAAAGCACCTGAGTTTTTAAACGAAGGAAGAAAGGTAATCGACCTCTCTGGAACCTTCCGACTCCACAATCAAAACAAATTCGAAAAAGCCTATCAGTTTACTCATACACAGTTCTCTTTGATGGACCAAGTGGTTTTCGGGTTACCAGAACTCTTTAGAGAAAAACTAAAAAATGCGAACTTTGTTTCGAATCCTGGTTGTTATGCGACCTCTGCTATTTTACCCATTGCCCTACTTGGAAATCTTAGAAAAGAAATCCAAGGACCTGTCATTGTGGATGCAAAATCGGGTGTCAGCGGTGCTGGAGGAAGGACTGAGGAAATCAAATATGCATATACCAATGTATATGAAAATTTCCGTGCTTATAAAATTTTAACCCACCAACATGAACCAGAAATGGAAGAATATGGATTTGTGGGAACCGAAGAAAAAGAAATTCTTTTTACACCACATTTACTTCCAATCTACAGAGGAATCCTTGCAACCATTTACATTTCCTTTCCCAAGGGAATTAGCGCAGAACAAGTCCAAGAGAAATTGGAAACTGCAAATGAGAAAGAACCCTTTATTAGGTTATACAAAACTCCGGAAGAAGTTGAAATCAGAAAGGTACAAAATACTAACTTTTTTGATTTAGGATATCGCATCAAAGGGAACACACTGGTCATTACCTCAGCACTCGACAATTTAGTGAAAGGGGCAGCAGGCCAAGCACTACAAAACCTCAATTTGATGTATGGATATCCAGAAACAGAGGGACTTGTTACCCTTTATTAA